ACACATGTGCCCTAAATGGTTGGAAGTATGCAGAATGTATTACTTTATTTTTGTTGGTCAGCATCTCAATTTGGAGtggtggcgggggggggggggggggggggggtgctttctTAAGTATCATAAACACCTGCTATAAGACAGCAGATTGCTGAGACGTGACTTGTTTATGCATGTTTTACATGTAGTGCTTTTGGTCTGATATCTGCAATGGAGAGGTTGATAGTTTTCTTTTGGATAGCCTGTAATATCGCTTCCCCTCATACCCTGAAATAAAATCTGTTCAAAAAAATAACTCACTGTTCATTTCTGTTATCAACCTTCTAATTAAGCATAAGGCTGTAAATTATATCAAGGACTTGCTTTCTCCTTGGCAATATTCTGGCGACAAATGTATTATATTCTGGGAGACCCTCGCAACACAGTTGGGTCTTCAGTTCCACATTATGACAGCAGAGGTCACTCAAGTGACAAATGACAGCAAAAACAGATGCTTTTGGATAAATTGCAGTACCATGGGTTAGATATAACAATCTTTGATAGTAGTGTTGATAGTTGATTTGGCTTTACCACAAAATAGCCTTGCATTTAATTGCGGCCTCctgagtgacgcagcggtctaaggcactgcatagaagtggtagaggcgtcactacagacctgggttcaatccctggctgtgttgcagccagccacgaccgggagacccatgactcggcgtacaattggcccagcatagtCTGGGATagcggagggtttggccggcctggATATCCTtctcccatcgcgctctagtgactccttgtggcgggccgggcgcatgcacactgACTTCTGTCAccagctgtacagtgtttccttcgacacattagtgcggctggcttccgggttaagcgagcagtgtgtcaagaagcagtgcggaccttcgcctctcccgagtcagtACGAGAGTTGCgtcaatgggacaagactgtaactaccaattggaagtCACGAAATTGAGGAGAAAAAAGCGATAaaaagtaccaaaacatttccttACGTACGTACCCtaaccaaaagccatggattacagtcaGTATCTGCGCTGGGCTAAAGCCTATAGCTACCGCTTAAAGGAACAGGACACAGACAAGGACGCTTACAAGAAAGTCTGCCACTTCAAAAAACCATAGTCAGTCAATCAACAATCTAATATTAATATTCTTCAAAAAATATTGATATTTAACTTACAATCTGTAGATACTTAGACAGGTTCAGAATTTATGTGAAATATCACAGCACAAttaacaccccttcaaatgagtgaattAGGCTTGTTCAGCCACATCCCTTGCcgaggtgtataaaatcgagcacacagccatgcaatctccattgacaaacactggcagtagaatggtatcgtcctaggatgccacctttccacaaaaacagtttgtcaaatttctggcATGCTAGACTTGCTGTAAGTGCTGTTAAGCGCTGGCATGCTAGACTTGCTGAAGTggaaagtctaggagcaacaatggctcagaaAGTAAGTGGTAGGCCGCACAAGCCCACAGAACTGgtctgccgagtgctgaagcgcgtagctgtaaaaatcgtctgtcctcggctgcaacactcactcccgaagtccaaacggcctctggaagcaatgtcagcacaagaactgttcatcaggagctccattaacttcttatggctgggggcagtattgaatagcttggatgaataaggtgcccagagtaaactgcctgctactcatgacaaattgctaatatatgcatattattagtatatttggatagaaaacactctgaagtttctaaaactgtttgaatgaagtCTGTGAGTAtaccagaactcatatggcaggcaaaaaactgagaaaaaatccaaccaggaagtgggaaatctgataTTTCAACAGTTTTCAACAGTTTTCAACTGCCTatcgaagatacagtgggatattggtcatattgcacttcctaaggcttacactagatgtcaacagtctttagaaccttgtttgatgcttctactgttaaggagggggaatgagggctctttgagtcagggctctggcagagtgccattagCTGACAaggctcgttcacgtgagagagttagcttgcgttccattgcatttctgcagacaaaggaattctcaggttggaacattattgaagatttatgttaagtatcaaaaaaaatatgtaaaaaatacTTGATGAAAACAAATAtgtggccttactgctattagcccatacaaacgcgttgaataacagattcactacatggaacaacagatagtccccccaactatctaaaggaagtttgttctgaagtctctgtcctatatctgagagatataagaaagataaGGAAACTTTATTTAAcaccttatttttggcactaaacagactccatatatacttccattcattttttcaactggtaccgggggaccttcagacgagtcttgtgaggcctgtgggggTCATAGAAtttcatctttccatagaggggtcatagtaGTTTTTAGGCCGAAccgttcggatgctacagacaaTTTTGCGAGAAGACTGATTTTTggaatgtctcatggtctgacaaacaccactctagctctgtcacctttcactacAGATGCGGAAGGGTGACCTACGTAGGGGATGTGGTTATttgagatgcatccaatgcaaaagAACAGATATctgtagcttaaactgacaggCTTGTATTGGGATTTTTTTATTGAGCTAGTTAGATTTCTAGGGGGCCTGGACATCGACATTAGGGGGTGTAAACCCTTTACAGACCCTTACCTAAGTGTTACCTAAATTACTTTTTTTGGTGTTACTTAAAGTGATGCCAGAAAGGTAcggtataatttcagccagtagcaCTCACGAGTCAAAACGTATCCCTGAAAATAGGGAACATCATCATCCATTATTTGAATTTTGGGGGGGATGCAATATGTATGATATGTTAACAATTacaaaattgtttaaaaaaaagtgcTTAATAAGATCCCATTCAATCTCCTTAAGAGGGATTAAAAAATGTAGAGATGATTCATTTTATGATACACAATGCTATTTAAAGTTTTGTAACAGTTTCTCTAGTATCATGGTTATGAACCACAAAGGTTACTTAAGTAACTACTCACAATTGATTATGTATTCACTGGTTAGGACTGTCTGTCTACGTTAAGTCAGCACACTGAACAAAAGATGAGTAATAATACATAGTTTAACCTAAAAGATTTTCACTCTTAAAACCATGTGTGATTTCCTCTActataacctgttggggatgggggcgctgtttagactatttatgctaatttggctaatttttgaaacggcttcccacaaaatccttgatcgtacaatatgcatattattattattattggatagaaaacagtctatagtttctataggagttgaaattttgtctctaagtggaacagagcccattctacagcaatttccctgacatggagtcagatttgagaaatgttggccactcttctgaagtcagttaaaagggcactgtcgttgctatgactatacggacacttcttacgtcttcccctggatgcctttacgtgatgacgattccaatggggtcgattgcgcgttcacaggccctacaaatgaaaaaaccctgaagctagtcattcttttggagctgcgtcatgcgcctagaggacatcggcgcgcacctgttccaagcgttagtttagcctgttatatttctccggtcatcttttcactcgttataggagttaaaaacatcataaggtagttaatttaaagcgttttatagcaatttatatccgtttagtgcgattttgggacatttatttttgcaacgatgtgaaaagttgggcatgcttttcagttcatcccgaacgcagttgacatttccacatggcaagaggacagctttccaccaaaagacgatttctcccaagaaaggatcctttgcccaagatactgatggaagaacagctcaaggtaggacatttttattatgataaatcgtgtttctgtcgaaacattttagtggcttaggacgccatgttttttgacgtagcttcgcttggcgcaaactgtattgaaaagtaaggataaattaaaaaatgtaataacgcaattgtattaagaattaaattgtctatcaatccctgtccaccctatatttttttgtcacgtttatgagtatttatgtataagagtagatcactgtctaagtggcgcaaggactttttctttaccagcttgtctacatttcacattgtctaaccatgattttggtggctaaatataaacattttcgatcaaactgtatatgcatgttgtaatgtgatgttacaggagtgtcatcggaagaattctgagaaggttagtgaaaaaattaatatcttttggcgatgttgacttttatcgctcactttggctagaatcaatgctgggctgctaattgctatgtgctaagctaatataacgatttattgtgttttcgctgtaagacacttagaaaatctgaaatattgtctgtattcacaggatctgtgtctttcgattcgtgtatgctgtgtatttttacgaaatgtttgatgattagtagttaggtaaacacgttgctcattgtaattattctagtccatttgtgacggtgggtgcaattgtaaactatgccatatacctgaaatatgcacttttttctaacaaaacctatcccataccataaatatgttatcagactgtcatctaatgagtttttttgttggttaggggctataaatatcttagtttagccgaattggtgatggctactggtgttggtggacaaataaaagatggtggattatgctaatgtgtttttaggtaatagatgtacatctttacatattgtgtcttccctgtaaaacattttaaaaatcggaaatgttgactggattcacaagatctgtgtctttcattagctgtattggactttaatgtgtgaaagttaaatatttaaaaaaaatattttttttgaatttcgcggcactggtttttcagtggggggggggggggtgtgccgctagcgccacgctgatcctagacaggataacatTGAGTCATTATACCAGCATTTAAAAAAGGCATCTTTCAAACCTTTTCAAAAAAGTATTGCACAATGTATGGAGAACCTTCCATTTCAAGGCTGTTACTAACTGTTGTAAACTCTCAAACAGTTTTGTTACTTTGTTTGAGAAACAGTCGATTTGGAAATAGCCTTTCTAAAGACTGAGGGATCCAGTCCCTGAAAATGTGGACGTCAACTCAGTAGCCTCAGTAGGCCTCTAGAGCATGATGCTGATGCAGGGGTTTGAACAATGGAGCTAGGGATTCTTTAGGTTTGGTCAGGTATAAAAGAAAGGGTTAAACCAGGTAGAAAGTCAGTTCAGGAGCAGCAACCAGCAGCACAGTGAGCAAATATGTCCAACACCAGCATGAACATGGGCAGGGTAAGCACTGGCAAGATTTCTTAGAATTATTTTTACTTTCATTTTCAGAGCTTGTTATACAAAAGGGCTCTTGTGCTCTACGCACCCCTAACTACAACATGATCATTTTACTTATCCCAATAACCTGGTTACCAGTGGGACTAAATAGCGCTGCAAATTCCTCTAAAATGTTTGTTTCCTACAATTGTTTAATTCAAAGATATGATTCCCTTTTATTTTCAGGCCACCTTCTACGAGGACAGGAACTTCCAGGGCCGCTCTTATGAGTGCAGCTCCGACTGCCCTGACATGTCTTCCTACATGAGCAGGTGCCAATCCTGCAGGGTTCAGAGCGGCTGCTTCATGGGGTACGAGCGCCCCAACTACATGGGAAACCAGTTCTTCATGAGGAGGGGAGAGTACTCAGACTACCAGAGTATGATGGGAATTACCGATGGTATCAGGTCCTGCCGCATGATCCCCATGGTAAGCCATATGATATTCAGGCTGCTGTAACAGTCCCACTAGAAGTAGCTGTGTGAAGTCCATAATCACACAAATCATATTGGCCCTGTGAGCTTATCAACAGTATGGTGTAGTCAGTAATTATTTCAAATATTTGTATTTCCCAAATAACAGCACCGTGGAAACTTCAGGATGAGGATCTACGAGAGGGAGAACTTCGGAGGTCAGATGCACGAGATGATGGACGACTGTGACTCCATCCAGGAGCGTTACCGTATGTCTGACTGCCAGTCCTGCAACGTGATGGACGGCCACTGGCTGATGTATGAGCAGCCCCACTTCAGAGGCAGGCAGATGTACATGAGGCCTGGAGAGTACAGGAACTTCAGAGATATGGGCATGGGAATGGGAGGCATGAGCGGTGGCATGAGGTTCATGAGCATGAGGCGTATCATGGATAACATGACTATGTAATTTTCTCAAAGGTTGAACGGAAATTGTTGATTAaatttatttcaacattttaAAACTGCTACATTTTCTTATTTTTGTGATTGTTTACTCAGAGCATTCCATGTTTAAACATTTCATTATTTTACTCTCCTACATCTTTAGCATTTCAAATTTCTGTGTAGATATCTGTTTGTTCACAATAGATGTATGCTGATGTAAAATAATATCCAGTGATATTTAAAATCTTTAATTTAGAAAATATTACTTGATCCTGCCATATTATTTTGCAATGCTCAATTGTAATGTTTTTCGAATAAACTCACATAAAACATATTTAAGTGATAACAGAGTTATCTAAAATAATAATTATAGGGTGGGAGGAAGGTTAGCAACAATTAATTTGCATTTGTTTACAAATCTCATATCTATAAAACCACGGTCAAGGTGTAATTAGACATGCAGCAAACAAGTATAAAAGTTGTTCTAGGTATCAATGTATACCTAAATGACGACCTAAATACATATGTATTAATGTGCACTTGTATTGGAAGAATGCCAATACAAGTGTACATTGTTAAGCAAATCATTTTTACAACACATTTATTTTCTGTTGTATATTATAATaatcaaaattcaaaaggcactcgcacatctgagctatctttgttgcaggtgcatggtaacagttgaataagatgagaaaaaagaagaaacccgcacactgctcttgctagtatcactactctttaTTAAGCTTCacgtatcggcctcaaggcctttgtcagagtttttgtatgtgttcacAACCTGTACCCCTATGTAGACACTACTTCACCCACATACGTTCAATGTATCAAATGGGGTTGGAGTCGATGGAAAATAAGCAAGTTTTACCAAATATAAAAATGTGCatttcatttatttaaccagataggccagttgagaacaagttctcatttaaaactgcgacctggccaagataaagcaaagcagtgcaacaaaactgtcacgacttccgccgaagtcggtctctctccttgttcgggcagcgttcgacggtcgacatcaccggtcttctagccatcgccgctcaccctttcattttccatttgttttgtcttgtttccccgcacacctggttcacaTTCCCTCATCAGAATAAATGTATATTACCCTCTGcttccc
The Salvelinus fontinalis isolate EN_2023a chromosome 23, ASM2944872v1, whole genome shotgun sequence genome window above contains:
- the LOC129821476 gene encoding beta/gamma crystallin domain-containing protein 2-like, which codes for MMGKIIFYEDKNFQGRSYETSQDCPDMSSHLSRCHSCRVESGCFMVYDRPNFMGNQYFMRRGEYSDYQRMMGMNDCIRSSRMIPMHRGNFRMRIYERENFGGQMHEMMDDCDSIQERYRMSDCQSCNVMDGHWLMYEQPHFRGRQMYMRPGEYRNLRDMGMGMGGMSGGMRFMSMRRIMDNMTIMSNTSMNMGRATFYEDRNFQGRSYECSSDCPDMSSYMSRCQSCRVQSGCFMGYERPNYMGNQFFMRRGEYSDYQSMMGITDGIRSCRMIPMHRGNFRMRIYERENFGGQMHEMMDDCDSIQERYRMSDCQSCNVMDGHWLMYEQPHFRGRQMYMRPGEYRNFRDMGMGMGGMSGGMRFMSMRRIMDNMTM